In the genome of Streptococcus oralis, one region contains:
- a CDS encoding glycosyltransferase: MSEKQKISVLMSVYVKENPTFLRDAIKSIQNQTLKPSELVLVEDGPLTPELYQVLDEVEAQSEIPVKRCPLEQNQGLGLALRYGVLQCQYDIIARMDTDDLAVPDRFEKQLQLMEKENLDLLGGHIAEFIDNPDEIVSYRRVPTQHADIVAYQRMRSAFNHMTVMFKKDMVLKAGNYEDGLYMEDDLLWLNMIAAGAKTGNLDQILCQVRVGAGMFERRGGLRYLRLYRQARQRMLERGQISYMEYAKSIAIQAIVALCPGFVRQFIFVKLLRKNK, encoded by the coding sequence GTGTCTGAAAAGCAAAAAATCAGCGTCTTGATGTCGGTCTATGTAAAGGAAAATCCGACATTTTTGAGAGATGCTATCAAGAGTATTCAAAACCAGACCTTGAAACCAAGTGAGCTTGTTCTTGTTGAGGACGGGCCGCTCACGCCCGAACTCTATCAAGTGCTAGATGAAGTGGAAGCGCAGTCAGAGATTCCAGTGAAACGTTGCCCCTTAGAGCAAAACCAAGGTTTAGGCTTGGCTCTTCGTTACGGTGTTTTGCAGTGCCAGTATGACATTATTGCCCGCATGGATACGGATGATTTAGCCGTTCCGGATCGTTTTGAGAAACAGCTTCAACTAATGGAGAAAGAAAATCTCGATCTCTTAGGTGGACATATTGCAGAGTTTATTGACAATCCTGACGAGATTGTTTCTTACCGTCGTGTTCCAACTCAGCACGCAGACATTGTGGCTTATCAGAGAATGAGAAGCGCCTTTAACCACATGACAGTCATGTTCAAGAAGGATATGGTTCTCAAGGCAGGCAACTATGAAGATGGGCTTTATATGGAGGATGATCTCCTCTGGCTCAATATGATTGCCGCAGGTGCCAAGACTGGAAACCTCGATCAGATCTTGTGTCAGGTTCGTGTCGGTGCAGGGATGTTTGAACGTCGAGGCGGTCTGCGCTACCTCAGACTCTATCGCCAAGCTCGTCAGCGCATGCTTGAAAGAGGGCAAATTTCCTACATGGAATATGCGAAAAGCATTGCCATTCAGGCGATTGTGGCACTTTGTCCAGGTTTTGTACGTCAGTTTATTTTTGTAAAATTACTAAGAAAAAATAAATAG
- the sdaAB gene encoding L-serine ammonia-lyase, iron-sulfur-dependent subunit beta, translating to MHSLRFQSVFDIIGPVMIGPSSSHTAGAVRIGKIVSSIFGDRPTEVEFQLFNSFAKTYRGHGTDLALVAGILGMDTDDPDIPNSLEIAHKRGIKIVWTIQKDSNAPHPNTTKITVKNEHKSISVTGISIGGGNIQVTELNGFAVSLNMNTPTIIIVHQDIPGMIAHVTEALSRFDINIAQMNVTREKAGEKAIMIIEVDSRSCEEAIEEIRKIPHLHNVNFFK from the coding sequence ATGCACTCACTTCGTTTTCAATCTGTCTTTGATATTATCGGCCCTGTCATGATTGGCCCATCAAGTAGCCATACAGCCGGTGCGGTTCGTATCGGAAAAATCGTGTCTTCTATCTTTGGTGATAGACCGACAGAGGTGGAATTCCAATTATTTAATTCATTTGCCAAAACCTACCGTGGTCATGGAACTGACCTAGCTCTCGTTGCTGGAATTTTAGGTATGGATACGGATGATCCTGACATTCCAAATAGCCTTGAGATTGCTCATAAGCGTGGCATCAAGATTGTCTGGACCATTCAGAAAGACAGCAACGCTCCTCACCCTAACACCACTAAAATTACTGTGAAGAATGAACACAAGTCCATCAGTGTGACAGGAATTTCCATTGGTGGGGGAAATATCCAGGTCACGGAACTCAATGGCTTTGCCGTCTCTCTCAACATGAATACCCCGACCATCATCATCGTGCATCAGGATATTCCGGGGATGATTGCCCATGTTACAGAAGCCCTCTCTCGTTTCGATATCAACATCGCTCAGATGAATGTAACTCGGGAAAAAGCTGGAGAAAAAGCCATTATGATTATCGAAGTCGATAGTCGAAGTTGCGAAGAGGCGATTGAAGAAATCCGAAAAATCCCTCATCTCCACAATGTCAATTTCTTTAAGTAG
- a CDS encoding LysM peptidoglycan-binding domain-containing protein produces MTLTTKQIKLTLAGAATFLAFLAPSLAFADETVTYTVKPGDTLSEIAEKYNTTVEKLAEKNKIEDIHLIFVDQVLVIEGTAPAATTYEAPAATGETIEEATTYEEITETTTYEAPAATTSTSYEEESYTASTVSGSEAEAKEWIAQKESGGSYTATNGRYIGRYQLTDSYLNGDYSAENQERVADAYVAGRYGSWAAAKNFWLNNGWY; encoded by the coding sequence ATGACATTAACAACTAAACAAATTAAATTAACTCTTGCAGGAGCAGCAACTTTTCTTGCTTTCCTTGCACCATCACTTGCTTTTGCGGATGAAACAGTCACTTATACAGTGAAACCAGGTGACACTCTTTCAGAGATCGCTGAGAAGTACAATACTACTGTTGAAAAATTGGCAGAAAAAAATAAGATAGAGGATATTCATCTGATCTTTGTGGACCAAGTTTTGGTCATCGAGGGGACAGCTCCAGCTGCGACAACTTATGAAGCACCAGCTGCAACAGGAGAAACAATCGAAGAGGCTACGACTTACGAAGAAATAACTGAAACAACAACTTACGAAGCGCCAGCTGCTACAACAAGCACTTCTTATGAAGAAGAAAGCTACACAGCTTCAACTGTAAGTGGTTCTGAAGCAGAAGCCAAAGAATGGATCGCTCAAAAAGAATCAGGTGGTAGCTACACAGCTACAAACGGACGTTACATCGGACGTTACCAATTGACAGATTCATACTTGAACGGTGACTACTCAGCTGAAAACCAAGAACGTGTAGCAGATGCCTACGTTGCAGGACGTTACGGTTCATGGGCAGCTGCCAAGAACTTCTGGCTTAACAACGGTTGGTATTAA
- a CDS encoding argininosuccinate synthase — protein MSKEKVILAYSGGLDTSVAITWLKKDYDVIAVCMDVGEGKDLEFIHDKALRVGAVESYVIDVKEEFANDYVLVALQAHAYYEQKYPLVSALSRPLISKKLVEIAHQTGATTIAHGCTGKGNDQVRFEVSIAALDPNLKVVAPVREWKWSREEEIQYAKENGVPVPADLDNPYSVDQNLWGRANECGVLENPWNQAPEEAFGITSSPEEAPDSPEFIDLEFSCGVPISLNGEKMKVADLIQKLNEIAGKHGVGRIDHVENRLVGIKSREIYECPGAVTLLAAHKEIEDLTLVREVAHFKPIIENELSNLIYNALWFSPATQALIAYIKETQKVVNGTAKVKLYKGNAQVVARKSPNSLYDENLATYTSADTFDQDAAVGFIKLWGLPTKVYSEVQKNVE, from the coding sequence ATGAGTAAGGAAAAAGTTATTTTAGCCTATTCAGGTGGATTGGATACGTCAGTTGCTATTACATGGTTAAAAAAAGACTATGATGTGATCGCTGTTTGTATGGATGTGGGTGAGGGAAAAGATTTGGAGTTCATCCATGATAAAGCTCTCAGGGTTGGGGCTGTAGAGTCTTATGTCATTGATGTTAAGGAAGAATTTGCTAATGATTATGTTTTAGTGGCCCTTCAGGCTCATGCCTACTATGAACAAAAGTATCCCTTGGTATCTGCTCTGAGTCGCCCTCTTATTTCAAAAAAACTCGTTGAAATAGCTCATCAGACGGGGGCAACCACAATTGCTCATGGTTGCACAGGTAAGGGAAACGACCAAGTTCGGTTTGAAGTCTCTATTGCAGCTTTGGATCCCAATTTAAAGGTGGTTGCGCCTGTTCGTGAGTGGAAATGGTCTCGTGAAGAAGAGATCCAATATGCCAAAGAAAACGGCGTTCCAGTTCCAGCTGACCTTGACAATCCTTACTCTGTCGACCAAAATCTATGGGGACGTGCAAATGAATGTGGTGTCTTGGAAAATCCTTGGAACCAAGCGCCAGAAGAAGCATTTGGAATCACATCTTCTCCAGAAGAGGCACCAGACAGTCCAGAATTTATTGACCTTGAGTTTAGCTGCGGGGTGCCCATCTCCCTCAATGGTGAGAAGATGAAAGTGGCTGATTTGATTCAAAAGCTAAATGAAATTGCAGGCAAACACGGTGTCGGTCGTATTGACCATGTGGAAAATCGCCTAGTCGGTATTAAGTCAAGAGAGATTTATGAGTGCCCAGGTGCTGTGACTTTATTGGCAGCTCATAAGGAGATTGAAGACTTGACTCTCGTGAGAGAAGTGGCTCATTTCAAACCTATTATCGAAAATGAGTTGTCCAATCTCATCTATAATGCCTTGTGGTTTAGCCCAGCAACTCAGGCTTTGATTGCCTATATCAAGGAGACACAGAAAGTTGTCAATGGAACTGCAAAAGTTAAACTCTATAAGGGGAACGCCCAGGTAGTGGCTCGGAAATCTCCAAATTCTCTTTACGATGAAAATTTGGCGACTTATACTAGTGCGGATACCTTTGACCAAGATGCAGCCGTTGGATTTATCAAGCTTTGGGGGCTTCCGACTAAGGTTTATTCAGAAGTTCAGAAAAATGTTGAGTAG
- a CDS encoding helix-turn-helix domain-containing protein, with protein sequence MRYDFGNVYKEIRESKGLTQEKVCGDILSRTSLSKIESGKTTPKYENMEFLLQQVNMTFEEFDYICQLYQPSQRTEIMQTYLNMSSILGTSELEKLFQKCQDYLKIHHDLPIKEIRDMLEIVIYIRQNGTKKLSTEVNNTVKKLWKKIEKQDTWYENDLKILNTILFTFPIEHIHLITGKILQRLEIYKNYQHLYDLRMAILLNLSTIYLYNQDKNMCQQICYTLLEDAKNKKNYDRLAICYVRIGICTDDSKLIQKGFSLLKLTDETSMLSHLKKEVETYHQPKEI encoded by the coding sequence ATGCGCTACGATTTTGGAAATGTTTATAAAGAAATCCGTGAGTCAAAAGGGTTGACCCAAGAGAAGGTCTGTGGGGATATTCTCTCAAGAACCAGCCTATCAAAAATCGAAAGCGGGAAAACAACTCCTAAATATGAGAATATGGAGTTTCTTCTCCAGCAAGTCAATATGACCTTTGAAGAGTTTGACTATATCTGTCAACTTTATCAACCAAGTCAACGCACAGAAATTATGCAAACCTATCTCAATATGAGCTCAATCCTAGGGACTAGTGAACTCGAAAAACTATTTCAAAAATGTCAAGACTACCTCAAGATCCACCACGATCTCCCTATCAAAGAGATACGAGATATGCTAGAAATTGTTATCTATATCCGCCAAAATGGGACTAAAAAGCTGTCAACCGAAGTTAACAATACTGTAAAGAAGCTGTGGAAGAAAATAGAAAAGCAGGACACTTGGTACGAGAATGACTTAAAAATCCTCAATACCATTCTCTTTACCTTTCCTATAGAACATATCCATCTTATCACTGGAAAAATCTTGCAACGCCTGGAAATCTATAAAAACTATCAACATTTATATGACTTGCGAATGGCAATCCTACTCAACCTCTCCACCATTTACTTATACAATCAAGATAAAAACATGTGCCAACAAATCTGCTACACTTTACTGGAGGATGCCAAGAACAAGAAAAACTACGATAGGCTTGCTATCTGCTATGTCCGTATTGGGATTTGTACGGATGATTCTAAACTTATCCAAAAAGGTTTCTCCCTTCTGAAGCTAACCGATGAGACCTCCATGCTATCTCATCTCAAAAAAGAAGTAGAGACCTATCATCAACCGAAGGAAATATAA
- a CDS encoding nucleoside-diphosphate sugar epimerase/dehydratase yields the protein MNKKLTDYVIDLVEILNKQQKQVFWGVFDIISMVVSIIVSYILFYGLINPAPVDYVIYTGLAFLFYQIMIGFWGLNASISRYSKITDFLKIFFGVTVSSIVSYGLCYAFLPLFSIRFIILFILLSTFLILLPRITWQLIYSKRKQGSGEGEHRRTFLIGAGDGGALFMNSYQHPTSDLELVGILDNDEKKKGQKLGGISVLGSYDNLPELAKRHQIERVIVAIPSLDPSEYERILQMCNKLGIKCYKMPKVETVVQGLHQPGSGFQKIDITDLLGRQEIRLDESRLGAELTGKTILVTGAGGSIGSEICRQVSRFNPERVILLGHGENSIYLIYHELIRKFQGIDYVPVIADIQDYDRLLQVFEQYKPAIVYHAAAHKHVPMMERNPKEAFKNNILGTYNVAKAVDAAKVPKMVMISTDKAVNPPNVMGATKRVAELIVTGFNQRSKSTYCAVRFGNVLGSRGSVIPVFERQIAEGGPVTVTDFRMTRYFMTIPEASRLVIHAGAYAKDGEVFILDMGKPVKIYDLAKKMVLLSGHTESEIPIVEVGIRPGEKLYEELLVSTELVDNQVMDKIFVGKVNVMPLEAINQKIEEFRSLSGDELKEAIISFANETTHIE from the coding sequence ATGAATAAAAAACTAACAGATTATGTAATTGATCTGGTTGAAATTTTAAATAAACAGCAAAAGCAGGTGTTCTGGGGTGTATTTGATATTATTAGTATGGTGGTTTCCATCATCGTGTCTTACATTCTCTTTTATGGCTTGATTAACCCAGCGCCTGTGGACTATGTTATCTATACTGGTTTGGCTTTCCTCTTCTATCAAATCATGATTGGATTTTGGGGGCTCAATGCGAGTATTAGTCGCTATAGTAAAATCACAGATTTCTTAAAAATCTTTTTTGGTGTAACCGTCAGCAGCATTGTCTCTTACGGACTCTGCTACGCCTTTCTTCCTCTATTTTCTATCCGGTTCATCATACTCTTTATCTTATTGAGTACTTTCCTCATCTTACTCCCTCGTATCACTTGGCAGCTGATTTATTCTAAGCGCAAGCAGGGTAGTGGGGAGGGCGAACACCGCCGTACCTTCTTGATTGGTGCTGGTGATGGTGGGGCCCTCTTTATGAACAGCTACCAACACCCAACTAGTGACCTTGAGTTAGTGGGAATTTTGGATAATGATGAGAAGAAAAAGGGACAAAAACTAGGTGGAATTTCCGTTTTGGGTTCTTATGATAATCTGCCTGAATTGGCCAAACGTCACCAAATCGAGCGCGTCATCGTAGCCATCCCTTCGCTTGATCCGTCAGAGTACGAACGTATCCTGCAGATGTGTAATAAACTCGGTATCAAATGTTACAAGATGCCCAAGGTTGAGACAGTTGTTCAAGGGCTTCACCAACCAGGTAGTGGTTTCCAGAAGATTGACATTACAGACCTTTTGGGTCGTCAGGAAATTCGTCTCGACGAATCCCGTCTTGGTGCAGAGCTTACAGGCAAGACCATCTTGGTGACAGGAGCCGGCGGTTCGATTGGTTCGGAGATTTGTCGTCAGGTCAGCCGCTTTAATCCTGAACGCGTGATTTTGCTGGGACATGGTGAAAACTCCATCTACCTTATTTATCATGAGTTGATTCGTAAATTCCAAGGGATTGATTATGTTCCCGTTATTGCAGATATTCAGGACTATGACCGTCTTCTACAAGTGTTTGAACAGTACAAACCAGCCATCGTTTACCATGCTGCAGCTCACAAACACGTTCCGATGATGGAACGCAATCCAAAAGAAGCCTTCAAGAACAATATCCTAGGAACCTATAATGTTGCCAAGGCTGTTGATGCAGCCAAAGTACCTAAGATGGTCATGATTTCGACTGACAAGGCGGTCAATCCACCGAATGTTATGGGCGCAACCAAGCGCGTGGCTGAGTTGATTGTCACTGGCTTTAACCAACGTAGCAAATCAACCTACTGTGCAGTTCGTTTTGGGAATGTTCTTGGGAGTCGTGGTAGTGTGATTCCTGTCTTTGAACGCCAGATTGCTGAAGGTGGCCCTGTAACGGTGACAGACTTCCGCATGACACGTTACTTCATGACCATTCCAGAGGCCAGCCGTCTAGTAATCCATGCTGGCGCTTATGCCAAGGACGGAGAAGTCTTTATCCTTGATATGGGCAAACCAGTCAAGATCTATGACTTAGCCAAGAAAATGGTGCTTCTAAGCGGGCACACAGAAAGTGAAATTCCAATCGTTGAGGTTGGGATTCGCCCAGGTGAAAAACTCTATGAAGAACTCTTGGTTTCGACCGAATTGGTTGATAACCAAGTCATGGACAAGATTTTCGTTGGTAAGGTAAATGTCATGCCACTAGAAGCCATCAATCAGAAAATTGAGGAGTTCCGTTCACTCAGTGGAGATGAGCTTAAAGAAGCGATCATTTCCTTTGCAAATGAAACAACTCATATTGAGTAA
- a CDS encoding HAD-IA family hydrolase — MSSISAIFFDLDGTLVDSSIGIHNSFTHTFEQLGVPTPDAKTIRGFMGPPLETSFATCLPKEQISEAVQIYRSCYKKKGIHEAQLFPRMTELLQELSQNYPLYITTTKNTPTAHDMTKNLGIHHFFDGIYGSSPETPHKADVIRYALQTHQLPADQVLIIGDTKFDMIGAQETGIKKFAVTWGFGEEADLLSYQPDWIAHTIDDIISQL; from the coding sequence ATGTCATCAATCTCAGCCATCTTTTTCGATCTAGACGGAACTCTGGTTGACAGTTCCATCGGGATCCACAATTCCTTTACTCATACCTTTGAACAACTGGGAGTTCCGACTCCTGATGCTAAAACCATTCGTGGTTTCATGGGTCCACCGCTTGAAACTAGTTTTGCAACGTGTCTTCCCAAGGAGCAAATCTCGGAGGCTGTGCAGATATACCGTTCTTGCTACAAGAAAAAAGGAATCCACGAAGCCCAACTCTTCCCCCGAATGACGGAATTGCTTCAAGAACTCTCGCAAAACTATCCTCTCTATATCACCACTACAAAGAATACCCCTACTGCTCATGATATGACTAAAAATCTGGGAATCCATCATTTCTTTGATGGCATTTACGGTTCTAGTCCTGAAACGCCACACAAGGCGGATGTTATCCGTTATGCTTTGCAAACGCACCAACTCCCTGCAGACCAAGTCCTCATCATCGGAGACACCAAGTTTGATATGATCGGAGCCCAAGAAACTGGCATTAAAAAGTTCGCTGTTACTTGGGGATTTGGAGAAGAGGCTGATTTACTCAGCTATCAACCCGACTGGATTGCTCATACCATTGATGATATCATCAGTCAGCTATAA
- a CDS encoding ABC transporter substrate-binding protein — MNKVKKVLMAMFSLLMFPLLFACSNSQSQGVEAIKAKGKLVVALNPEFAPFEYQKLVHGKNQIVGSDVELAKAIAKELGVEVEFSPMSFDNVLASLDSGKADLAISGVSKTEERSQVYDFSIPYYASKNKVIVRKSELTNYQSVKDLAQKKVGAQKGSIQETLVKETLQNSSLVSLPKNGNLITDLKSGQLDALIFEEPVAKGFVENNPDLAVAEFDVDNDKEDSYAVAMKKDSKELKEAVDKTIQKLKDSGELDKLIDDAFKASIEK, encoded by the coding sequence ATGAATAAAGTAAAGAAGGTGCTGATGGCGATGTTTAGTTTGCTTATGTTTCCCTTATTGTTTGCTTGTAGTAACAGTCAGTCCCAAGGTGTTGAAGCCATTAAGGCTAAAGGAAAATTGGTGGTGGCCCTAAATCCAGAGTTTGCTCCATTTGAATACCAGAAATTGGTTCATGGGAAAAATCAGATTGTAGGTTCAGATGTTGAGCTAGCCAAAGCCATCGCAAAGGAACTAGGTGTAGAAGTGGAGTTCTCTCCAATGAGTTTTGACAATGTACTAGCTAGTCTTGATTCAGGTAAGGCCGATCTTGCCATATCAGGTGTTTCTAAAACGGAAGAGAGAAGTCAAGTTTACGATTTTTCAATTCCCTACTACGCTTCGAAAAATAAGGTTATCGTAAGAAAATCTGAATTAACGAATTACCAATCAGTGAAGGATTTAGCTCAGAAAAAGGTTGGAGCGCAGAAAGGTTCTATCCAGGAAACTCTGGTCAAAGAAACCTTACAGAATTCTTCTCTCGTTTCACTTCCTAAAAATGGAAATTTGATAACAGATTTGAAATCAGGGCAACTGGATGCTCTTATCTTTGAGGAACCAGTGGCGAAAGGATTTGTAGAGAATAATCCAGACCTAGCCGTCGCTGAGTTTGATGTTGACAATGACAAAGAAGATTCCTACGCTGTTGCGATGAAAAAAGACAGTAAAGAATTAAAAGAGGCGGTTGACAAAACCATCCAGAAGTTGAAGGATTCTGGGGAGTTGGACAAATTGATTGACGATGCTTTTAAAGCCTCTATCGAAAAATAG
- the sdaAA gene encoding L-serine ammonia-lyase, iron-sulfur-dependent, subunit alpha yields MFYSIKELVEQADLDFQGNVAELMIATEYELTGRCRDEVLLLMERNLEVMKASVELGLSENKSRSGLTGGDAAKLDRHLKSGKALSDFTILSAARNAIAVNEHNAKMGLVCATPTAGSAGCLPAVLTAAIQKLDLSHEEQLDFLFAAGAFGLVIANNASISGAEGGCQAEVGSASAMSAAALTLAAGGTPYQASQAIAFVIKNMLGLICDPVAGLVEVPCVKRNAMGASFAFIAADMALAGIESKIPVDEVIDAMYQVGSSLPTAFRETAEGGLAATPTGRRLQKEIFGE; encoded by the coding sequence ATGTTTTATTCTATCAAAGAATTGGTCGAGCAAGCGGATCTAGACTTCCAAGGAAATGTCGCAGAACTCATGATTGCGACAGAATATGAACTGACCGGCCGATGTCGAGATGAAGTTCTCCTCCTCATGGAACGCAATCTAGAAGTCATGAAAGCCTCTGTCGAGCTTGGCCTTAGTGAAAACAAATCCCGCAGTGGCCTAACAGGCGGAGACGCGGCCAAACTAGACCGCCATCTCAAAAGTGGCAAGGCCTTGTCTGACTTTACCATCCTATCAGCAGCCCGAAATGCCATCGCGGTCAACGAACACAACGCTAAAATGGGCTTGGTCTGCGCCACTCCAACCGCAGGAAGTGCTGGCTGTCTGCCAGCCGTTCTCACTGCTGCTATCCAAAAACTAGACCTTAGCCACGAAGAACAGCTAGATTTCCTCTTTGCTGCGGGTGCCTTTGGACTAGTCATCGCAAACAATGCCTCTATCTCAGGTGCTGAAGGTGGTTGCCAGGCCGAAGTCGGATCCGCCTCTGCCATGAGCGCCGCAGCCTTGACCTTGGCTGCAGGTGGAACCCCCTATCAGGCTAGCCAAGCCATCGCCTTTGTCATTAAAAATATGCTAGGTCTCATCTGTGACCCCGTCGCTGGTTTGGTTGAAGTTCCCTGTGTCAAACGAAATGCCATGGGAGCTAGCTTTGCCTTTATCGCGGCTGATATGGCCTTAGCAGGTATCGAATCTAAGATCCCTGTCGATGAAGTTATCGATGCCATGTACCAAGTCGGATCCAGCCTTCCAACTGCCTTCCGAGAAACGGCTGAAGGTGGACTCGCAGCCACCCCAACTGGTCGTCGCCTACAAAAAGAAATCTTCGGAGAATAA